From Algoriphagus sp. NG3, the proteins below share one genomic window:
- a CDS encoding glycosyltransferase family 2 protein — protein sequence MKTSPLVSIALCTYNGSKYLAVQLESILNQTYQNLEIVIVDDRSTDSTYDLLLSYQSKYPNIIRLHRNERNLGFVKNFEKAISLCQGSMIALSDQDDIWDCSKIATQVENIKDNVLIYHDSLMVNEEGVSLKKSISDLKNMYSGESPLPFLFNNCVSGHSILMKRELIKDILPFPKEIFYDWWIAFKATQAGAISYLDDTLVHYRQHEGTITSPTLTTKTDEHIASTNLSILKILASSKNKKYADLIKLIHALVCKKDQQLVHFKLFIILFHYQDELFFISKKSQASKLNRVFKNIWSSNLHI from the coding sequence ATGAAAACCTCACCTCTTGTTTCCATAGCTCTCTGTACTTATAATGGCTCCAAATATTTGGCTGTTCAATTGGAAAGTATTTTAAATCAAACTTATCAGAATCTAGAAATTGTTATTGTTGACGATCGATCTACTGATTCTACCTATGATTTACTCCTTTCATACCAATCAAAGTATCCGAATATAATACGGCTTCATAGAAACGAAAGGAATTTGGGATTTGTAAAGAATTTTGAAAAGGCCATTTCCTTATGTCAGGGTTCCATGATAGCTCTTTCTGATCAAGATGATATATGGGATTGCAGTAAAATCGCAACTCAAGTGGAAAATATTAAAGATAACGTTTTGATATATCATGATTCTCTGATGGTCAATGAAGAGGGCGTCTCCCTCAAGAAAAGTATTAGCGATTTAAAAAACATGTACTCAGGAGAAAGTCCACTTCCATTCCTTTTTAATAATTGTGTTTCAGGTCATTCTATACTTATGAAAAGGGAATTGATTAAGGATATCCTTCCCTTTCCAAAAGAGATATTCTATGATTGGTGGATAGCATTCAAGGCCACACAAGCAGGAGCCATTTCATATCTAGATGATACGCTGGTTCATTATAGACAACATGAGGGTACGATAACCTCACCAACATTGACGACCAAAACAGATGAACACATCGCATCTACCAATCTATCCATTTTAAAAATTCTGGCCTCATCCAAAAACAAAAAATATGCGGATTTAATCAAGCTAATTCATGCTTTGGTTTGTAAAAAAGATCAACAACTAGTTCACTTTAAATTATTTATAATATTGTTCCATTATCAAGATGAACTGTTTTTTATTAGTAAAAAAAGTCAAGCCAGTAAACTAAATAGGGTTTTTAAAAATATTTGGAGCAGTAATCTTCATATCTAA
- a CDS encoding glycosyltransferase family 1 protein, translating to MKIGFDAKRAYKNFTGLGNYSRFILKSLSQNFPKNDYLLYTPENSKKAVEITQACNNLNQETITPEDVWKLPVMSSIWRSVYQGVKHSDSHLDIFHGLSNEIPLIKNKSTKYIVSVHDLIFCRFPELFNPIDVQIYKLKMARSCREADQVIAISEQTKRDLIDYFQIDPAKIRVVYQGVNEIFKQEVSIDQVQQIKKKYGISERFLLFVSTIEKRKNVQLILKALKERQNWDMPLVVIGRPTAYLKELYAYIEEHRLQNKVIFLHNVAFEDLPTIYKMAHVFIYPSYFEGFGIPIIEAQQMGIPVITTKGSAFQEAGGQGALYGNPDDAEALIENIELLSDETHRQTMIEKGFQNIRRFDQRVISRQLMQIYEEVLEPSVIRRPVLVGN from the coding sequence ATGAAGATCGGATTCGACGCCAAGCGTGCGTATAAAAATTTTACGGGCTTAGGAAATTATAGCAGGTTCATACTGAAGTCTCTCAGTCAAAACTTCCCTAAAAACGACTATTTGCTTTACACACCTGAAAACAGCAAAAAAGCTGTGGAAATCACTCAGGCTTGCAATAATTTAAACCAAGAAACCATCACGCCAGAGGATGTATGGAAACTACCCGTGATGTCTTCTATATGGAGAAGTGTGTACCAAGGTGTAAAACATTCAGATAGCCATCTGGACATTTTCCATGGACTCAGCAATGAAATCCCACTTATCAAAAACAAATCCACGAAATATATAGTATCTGTTCATGATCTGATTTTTTGCAGATTCCCAGAACTTTTTAATCCCATAGATGTACAGATCTACAAACTTAAGATGGCCAGATCCTGCAGGGAAGCCGATCAGGTGATTGCCATCAGTGAGCAGACCAAAAGAGATCTTATTGACTATTTCCAGATTGATCCTGCTAAGATCAGAGTAGTATATCAAGGTGTAAATGAGATCTTCAAACAGGAGGTCAGCATAGATCAGGTGCAGCAGATCAAAAAAAAGTATGGTATCTCTGAGCGGTTTCTGCTTTTTGTAAGCACGATAGAAAAAAGAAAAAATGTCCAACTGATCCTCAAAGCCTTAAAAGAACGTCAAAACTGGGATATGCCTTTAGTAGTCATAGGCAGACCCACGGCCTATCTGAAAGAACTTTATGCTTATATAGAGGAGCATCGCCTTCAAAACAAGGTCATTTTCCTTCATAATGTTGCATTTGAAGACCTGCCGACTATCTATAAAATGGCGCATGTCTTTATTTATCCATCCTATTTCGAAGGCTTTGGCATCCCTATTATAGAAGCCCAGCAAATGGGAATTCCGGTGATCACTACCAAGGGCTCTGCTTTTCAGGAAGCAGGTGGACAGGGGGCACTCTATGGAAATCCCGATGATGCTGAAGCATTGATAGAAAATATAGAGCTGCTATCTGATGAGACCCACCGCCAGACCATGATTGAGAAAGGATTTCAAAATATCAGAAGATTTGACCAGAGAGTGATCTCCAGACAGCTGATGCAGATCTACGAAGAAGTCTTGGAACCTTCTGTGATAAGGAGGCCTGTGTTGGTGGGGAATTAA
- a CDS encoding glycosyltransferase, with protein MISIIICSANKQYLIAVKESIAKTIGCEYEILAYDNAKGERGICEVYNQSAAEARYNVLCFMHEDIAYKTQDWGKIILRVFSENPSLGLLGIAGGDYKSLAPSSWFNFGDSEGFRGKYYLNLLQGKELRKEIRNPNKEKLSKVACLDGVWLCTTKEVFSKVKFDETMLKGFHGYDIDYSLAVNNIEMGVFVTHEILLHHFSEGKYDKSWFTSIKQIHNKWSYILPINYANLSSDEIFILEKRMFRQFFIKYLDDGYSKKEMIEILISSKRSRVMTLNLFIKVLFSILKFHKKSKPPII; from the coding sequence ATGATCTCAATTATTATTTGTTCCGCAAATAAACAATATCTTATTGCAGTGAAAGAAAGCATAGCCAAAACTATTGGTTGTGAGTATGAGATTTTGGCCTACGATAACGCTAAAGGTGAGCGTGGGATATGTGAAGTTTACAACCAAAGTGCTGCGGAGGCAAGGTATAATGTATTATGTTTTATGCATGAAGACATAGCATATAAAACTCAGGATTGGGGGAAAATTATTTTAAGGGTTTTTTCAGAAAATCCCTCTCTTGGTTTATTGGGAATAGCCGGAGGGGACTATAAATCTCTGGCTCCTTCGAGTTGGTTTAATTTTGGCGATTCAGAAGGCTTTAGAGGAAAGTATTATTTAAACCTTCTACAAGGCAAAGAGCTCCGAAAAGAGATTAGAAATCCCAACAAAGAGAAATTATCCAAAGTAGCATGCCTCGATGGGGTTTGGCTGTGCACAACCAAAGAAGTCTTTAGTAAAGTTAAATTTGATGAAACTATGCTCAAAGGGTTTCATGGATATGATATAGATTATTCTCTTGCAGTAAACAATATAGAAATGGGTGTATTTGTTACCCATGAAATATTACTTCATCATTTCTCTGAAGGGAAATATGATAAATCATGGTTTACTAGCATTAAACAAATACATAATAAATGGTCTTATATACTTCCTATTAATTACGCTAATTTGTCATCTGATGAAATATTCATATTGGAAAAAAGAATGTTTCGTCAATTTTTCATCAAGTATCTTGATGATGGATATAGTAAAAAGGAGATGATAGAGATATTAATTTCTTCAAAAAGATCACGTGTCATGACACTAAATTTATTTATTAAGGTGCTTTTCTCAATTCTAAAATTCCACAAAAAAAGTAAGCCTCCCATAATTTAA
- a CDS encoding VOC family protein: MTRLETIIAVKDVAKSSKWYQDLLGLKSEHGGGNFEMLADKKGSVILCLHRWGEHDHPTMADSSRIAGNGLILFFRISDLQGIWSNALRMNLEIEQEPHLNGNSGQRQFILRDLDGYYLIVSE; the protein is encoded by the coding sequence ATGACAAGACTTGAAACCATCATTGCCGTAAAAGACGTTGCCAAGAGTTCTAAATGGTATCAGGATTTGTTAGGTTTGAAAAGCGAGCACGGTGGCGGTAATTTTGAAATGCTGGCTGACAAAAAGGGATCGGTTATTTTGTGCCTGCACCGCTGGGGTGAACATGACCATCCTACCATGGCAGACTCAAGTCGTATTGCCGGAAATGGATTGATCTTATTTTTCAGGATTTCAGACTTACAGGGAATTTGGAGTAATGCACTTCGGATGAATCTCGAAATTGAACAAGAGCCTCATTTGAATGGAAATTCAGGACAACGGCAATTTATTCTCAGAGATTTGGATGGGTATTATCTTATAGTTTCGGAGTAG
- a CDS encoding glycosyltransferase family 2 protein: MQLKPSSYLVKLGWTKFFIAIGNLVLTAINPHHPSPHMPPKKSVSIVIPNYNGVALLGKYLPHTFAAVESAGVACEVIVVDDCSTDGSVEWLRARYPEVTLLVNSANLGFSITCNRGIKAAKNELVLLLNTDVALEKDYFNRLWRYFEPEDTFGVMGRIMNPEGKIEDAARLLSFSGMKFKATRFFYCEDKTKMTPTAYLSGANALVRREMLLKLGGFDEIYSPFYCEDVDLSFRAWRMGWKCYYEHEAVCEHEVSKTIRSNSSKDRLMAIVYRNKFILHAIHLDGIRLALWYCQLFLIEVVLRIVVGKFWILTALGGFFAKKKGILESRKSLKKILGEQGQNQSLRTVKKKFFDPVYSWRINRI, encoded by the coding sequence TTGCAATTGAAACCTTCGTCCTACCTGGTTAAACTAGGCTGGACGAAGTTTTTTATTGCTATTGGAAATCTTGTTTTGACCGCAATCAATCCCCACCATCCCTCACCCCATATGCCGCCGAAGAAAAGCGTGTCCATAGTAATTCCCAATTACAATGGAGTAGCACTACTCGGGAAATACCTTCCGCATACGTTTGCTGCGGTGGAAAGTGCTGGCGTGGCTTGTGAAGTGATCGTCGTGGACGATTGCTCTACAGATGGCTCGGTGGAATGGTTAAGAGCTAGATACCCCGAAGTTACTCTTCTCGTCAATTCTGCCAATCTGGGTTTTTCCATCACCTGCAACCGTGGAATAAAAGCCGCTAAAAACGAGCTGGTCTTGTTGCTGAACACTGATGTAGCTTTGGAAAAGGATTATTTCAATAGACTCTGGCGATATTTTGAACCGGAAGACACATTCGGGGTCATGGGTAGGATTATGAATCCGGAAGGCAAAATCGAAGATGCCGCCCGGCTGCTCTCTTTCAGCGGAATGAAGTTTAAGGCTACCCGGTTTTTCTACTGTGAAGACAAAACTAAAATGACACCCACAGCCTACCTCTCTGGTGCAAACGCTCTGGTGAGGCGTGAAATGCTCTTGAAGCTGGGGGGATTTGATGAGATTTATTCACCTTTCTACTGCGAAGATGTGGATCTGAGTTTCAGGGCTTGGCGCATGGGATGGAAATGCTATTACGAGCATGAAGCCGTCTGTGAGCATGAAGTTTCCAAAACCATACGTTCTAATTCATCCAAAGATAGACTGATGGCCATCGTTTACCGTAATAAATTTATTCTGCATGCCATACACCTTGATGGCATTCGATTGGCACTTTGGTACTGTCAACTGTTCCTAATCGAGGTAGTATTACGCATAGTAGTAGGTAAATTCTGGATCCTTACCGCATTGGGTGGCTTTTTTGCAAAGAAAAAGGGTATCCTAGAATCCAGAAAAAGCCTAAAAAAGATACTTGGAGAACAAGGTCAAAACCAAAGTCTCCGAACCGTAAAAAAGAAATTTTTCGATCCAGTATATTCTTGGAGAATCAACAGGATCTGA
- a CDS encoding glycosyltransferase family 2 protein has translation MYDTYVKISIIIPSYNYGRFLPQTIANLKAQSYQNWEAILVDDGSSDNTPEIVKGLIADDDRFHYIAIENSGNAAARNVGLDNASGDYIQFLDADDQLSADKLSLQAKELSSLPENAISYTRNTYFDDGIPDIHYPDFFKKGQKWMPEIDGAGFEIMKILVQANFAVISSPVISRRFIDRHQIRFPEFLDNKVDWYFWLDCVLHGASLHFLDDSDAATHIRLHDKSITASYHALNFGEIIFRNRIKGLIEKASISVETKSKLLSLNKSFRKHFLRNMVYGASPRDFYLFSQLRKNLGLGIAAKYYFKNLNFLRKNQRSK, from the coding sequence ATGTATGATACCTATGTTAAGATTTCGATTATTATTCCATCGTATAATTACGGCAGGTTTCTGCCGCAGACAATTGCGAATCTGAAAGCACAAAGTTATCAAAATTGGGAAGCAATACTTGTAGATGACGGTTCCTCTGACAATACTCCTGAAATAGTGAAAGGACTGATTGCGGATGACGATAGGTTTCACTACATCGCAATCGAAAACAGCGGAAATGCTGCTGCAAGAAATGTTGGGCTGGACAATGCTAGTGGAGATTATATCCAGTTTCTGGATGCGGATGATCAGCTGAGTGCCGACAAGCTTTCGCTTCAGGCAAAAGAGCTCTCATCTCTTCCTGAAAATGCGATTTCATACACTCGAAATACCTACTTCGACGATGGGATTCCCGATATTCACTATCCTGATTTTTTCAAAAAAGGGCAAAAATGGATGCCAGAGATAGACGGGGCTGGTTTTGAGATTATGAAGATTTTAGTCCAAGCGAATTTTGCGGTTATCAGTAGCCCTGTCATTTCCCGTAGATTCATTGATCGTCATCAGATACGCTTCCCTGAGTTCTTGGATAATAAAGTGGATTGGTATTTTTGGTTGGATTGTGTGCTGCATGGTGCTTCACTTCATTTCTTGGATGATTCTGATGCAGCTACCCACATTAGGCTACATGATAAGAGTATTACAGCGAGTTACCATGCCTTGAATTTCGGGGAAATCATCTTTAGGAATAGAATCAAAGGTCTTATAGAAAAAGCTTCGATTTCAGTAGAGACCAAGTCAAAATTGCTTTCTTTAAACAAGAGTTTTCGAAAACACTTTTTGAGAAATATGGTCTATGGAGCAAGTCCAAGGGACTTTTATTTGTTTAGCCAGTTGCGAAAAAATCTGGGTTTGGGAATTGCTGCGAAGTATTACTTTAAGAATCTGAATTTTCTAAGGAAGAATCAACGTAGCAAGTAA
- a CDS encoding ABC transporter ATP-binding protein, translated as MKTYFRLLSFAKPIEKFAIPYLLFTVLGVIFNTLNLAMLAPLLSTLFNTEGGQATAAQPEKWTDVFGYLNYYAGQANLHYGPLGALQVVCGVIILSVLLGNLFRYLSERVMENMRIHTLLNLRKRVFDNVMNLHVGYFSNQRKGDIISKISSDVQVVQFSVTATLQVIFKEPLQLLAYIFMLFAISYKLTVFSLLVIPVSAFFIAKIVKRLRSQASEAQHRYGVMISYLDEALSGIKIIKAFNATDLIKNKFHQENVEYSKLGKKMAKRQQLSSPVSEFLGVTMVTGIVLYGGSLIINNQSELSPSDFIAYIALFSQVMRPAKALTNSFSTIHSGLAAGDRVLDLIDVEPDIKDAPEAVTLKNFEKSIEINSLSFSYPGRPVLKDINLHIPKGKTVALVGPSGGGKSTLMDLLPRFIEPEQGSISIDGHNIQNVTMDSLRNMMGLVNQESILFNDTIFNNIAFGNPSATPAEVEEAARIANAHEFIMDTQNGYQTNMGDRGLKFSGGQKQRICIARAVLKNPPIMLLDEATSALDTESEKLVQDALNKLMKNRTSLVIAHRLSTIQNADMIVVLEEGRIIEQGSHQELIGRNGLYSKLVNMQQFTEIEG; from the coding sequence ATCAAAACCTATTTCAGATTACTGTCATTTGCTAAGCCAATTGAAAAGTTTGCTATTCCATATCTGTTGTTTACAGTCTTGGGAGTGATTTTCAATACGCTGAACCTGGCTATGCTTGCTCCTTTGCTGAGCACTCTTTTCAATACCGAGGGAGGGCAAGCTACAGCCGCCCAACCCGAAAAATGGACTGATGTATTTGGTTATCTAAATTACTACGCAGGGCAGGCGAATCTCCATTATGGACCTCTTGGTGCTTTGCAGGTGGTGTGCGGGGTAATTATTCTGTCTGTCCTTTTGGGTAATCTTTTCCGCTACCTATCTGAACGGGTAATGGAAAATATGCGTATTCACACCTTGCTGAATCTGAGAAAACGGGTTTTTGACAATGTGATGAACCTGCATGTGGGGTACTTCAGCAATCAGCGTAAGGGGGATATCATTTCCAAGATTTCCTCAGATGTGCAGGTGGTACAGTTTTCAGTAACAGCCACCCTTCAGGTGATTTTCAAGGAACCCTTGCAACTACTGGCATATATTTTCATGTTGTTTGCCATTTCCTATAAGTTGACCGTGTTTTCCCTTTTGGTCATACCCGTCTCCGCTTTTTTTATTGCCAAAATTGTGAAGCGCCTGAGAAGTCAGGCCTCAGAGGCCCAGCACAGATATGGTGTGATGATCAGTTACCTGGATGAAGCGCTTTCTGGCATCAAAATCATCAAAGCCTTCAATGCTACAGACTTGATCAAAAATAAATTCCACCAGGAAAACGTGGAATATTCCAAGTTGGGCAAAAAGATGGCCAAGAGGCAGCAGCTGAGTTCTCCCGTATCCGAGTTTCTCGGTGTAACCATGGTGACGGGAATAGTGCTGTATGGAGGGTCTTTGATCATCAACAACCAGTCGGAACTTTCTCCCTCTGATTTCATCGCTTATATTGCCCTCTTCAGTCAGGTGATGAGACCGGCAAAAGCGCTGACAAACTCCTTCAGTACCATCCACTCCGGTCTTGCTGCTGGAGATAGAGTATTGGATCTTATCGATGTAGAGCCGGATATCAAAGATGCTCCTGAAGCTGTGACATTGAAAAATTTTGAGAAGAGTATAGAGATCAACAGTCTATCCTTTTCTTACCCAGGCAGACCTGTACTGAAAGATATCAATCTCCATATTCCCAAGGGAAAAACAGTGGCATTGGTAGGGCCTTCCGGAGGCGGTAAATCCACCTTAATGGACTTGCTGCCTAGATTTATAGAACCTGAGCAGGGCTCAATAAGCATTGATGGGCACAATATCCAGAATGTGACTATGGATTCGCTGCGGAATATGATGGGATTGGTAAATCAGGAGTCCATACTTTTCAATGATACGATTTTCAATAACATTGCCTTTGGCAATCCAAGTGCAACCCCTGCAGAAGTGGAGGAGGCAGCAAGGATAGCGAATGCGCATGAATTTATCATGGATACCCAGAACGGCTACCAGACCAATATGGGCGATCGGGGGCTTAAGTTTTCCGGTGGCCAAAAGCAGAGGATCTGTATTGCCAGAGCTGTGCTGAAAAATCCTCCCATAATGCTACTGGATGAAGCCACCTCAGCCTTGGATACAGAGTCAGAGAAACTTGTTCAGGATGCGCTGAACAAGTTGATGAAGAATAGAACCTCCCTGGTCATTGCCCATAGACTCAGTACCATACAGAATGCGGATATGATCGTGGTATTGGAAGAAGGTAGGATCATAGAGCAAGGTAGCCACCAGGAGTTGATCGGCCGGAATGGGCTATACAGTAAGCTGGTGAATATGCAGCAGTTTACGGAGATAGAAGGATAA
- a CDS encoding glycoside hydrolase family 99-like domain-containing protein codes for MIKQVKPIAIYLPQFHAIPENDEWWGEGFTEWTNVKKATPRFTGHYQPHMPLNEDYYNLEDVEVMRRQAELARAHGIFGFCFYHYWFNGKLLLEKPLHQWLETKDIDFPYCLSWANENWTRRWDGKDKEQLISQEYSLDDDREHIRYLMKFFKDERYIKIGNKPVLLMYRSESHPFIKEATKIWREEVIKEGFDGLHLIRTESFEKGIDPATHGFDAAMEFAPDNTMNSKKIFKENLPKYLFFKLLHNLKLRKDPIYENGIYDYLGLRDNMIQRPIPEYIYYRCACPSWDNSARRKKLAFIFKNSSPEEFRIWLKQLIDYTLNNLPSENQFIFINAWNEWAEGCHLEPDTKWGYGNLEVVKEEISKLNL; via the coding sequence ATGATAAAGCAAGTAAAACCCATAGCAATTTATTTACCCCAGTTCCATGCTATTCCTGAAAATGATGAGTGGTGGGGAGAAGGGTTTACCGAATGGACTAACGTAAAAAAAGCTACTCCCAGATTTACAGGGCACTATCAACCTCATATGCCACTCAATGAAGACTACTACAATCTAGAAGATGTAGAGGTAATGCGGAGACAGGCTGAGTTGGCAAGAGCACATGGGATCTTCGGGTTTTGCTTTTACCACTATTGGTTCAATGGGAAACTGCTATTGGAAAAACCCTTGCATCAATGGCTGGAGACGAAGGATATTGACTTTCCTTATTGCCTTTCTTGGGCCAATGAAAACTGGACAAGGAGGTGGGATGGCAAGGATAAAGAACAATTGATAAGTCAGGAGTACAGCTTGGATGATGACAGGGAGCATATCCGGTACCTTATGAAATTTTTCAAAGATGAACGCTACATCAAAATCGGCAATAAACCTGTTTTGTTAATGTACAGATCTGAGTCCCATCCATTTATTAAAGAAGCCACTAAGATATGGAGAGAAGAAGTAATCAAAGAAGGGTTTGATGGACTTCATTTGATTCGAACTGAAAGTTTTGAGAAAGGTATAGACCCTGCAACTCATGGATTTGATGCTGCCATGGAATTTGCTCCTGACAACACGATGAACTCGAAAAAAATATTTAAGGAAAATCTTCCCAAATATCTATTTTTCAAACTATTGCACAATTTAAAACTCAGGAAAGATCCCATTTATGAAAATGGAATTTACGATTATTTGGGGCTCAGGGATAATATGATTCAAAGGCCAATCCCTGAATACATATATTATAGGTGCGCTTGTCCTTCTTGGGATAATTCTGCGAGAAGAAAAAAACTCGCTTTTATTTTCAAGAACTCATCCCCTGAAGAATTCAGAATTTGGCTTAAACAACTTATTGACTACACCTTAAATAATCTGCCCTCAGAGAACCAGTTCATATTTATAAATGCATGGAATGAATGGGCTGAAGGCTGTCATCTTGAGCCCGATACGAAGTGGGGATATGGTAATTTGGAAGTAGTAAAGGAAGAAATATCAAAATTGAATCTATGA